The genomic region TCGCCGCCAATCATCTGATCCCACCTCGGAGAGCAGGCGAATTGAACGCGCTAAAGAGTATGCGGGCTATCCAGGCCTTCGCCAAGTCCATAGATATTGCACCGGGAATCGTGGTAGGGCGACTCCAACACGAAAGGATTATTGGTTACGACCAGTTCAATGGGCTGAAGATACGGTATCACTGGGCGAACTAACCCGTCCTTCCGCTCAGAAGATATTTTCGGTTCTTTTGAGAGGCAACCATGAGAATCCTGGTTGGGGACATACTGCAATCAAAAGCCCAGACGCTGATCAACACGGTCAATTGCGTCGGTGTGATGGGTAAAGGGATCGCGCTCGAGTTCAAGAAGCGGTTCCCGGATATGTATGACGATTACGTCAAGCGGTGCGAACGGAGCGAAGTCAAGCCGGGCGCACCCTACATTTACAAAACCCTATTCCCGCCCCAGATCATTAATTTCCCAACCAAGGAGCATTGGAAATCCATTTCCCGACTCAGCGACATTGAGCGTGGGCTGAAACACCTGATTGGGCATTACCAGGAATGGGGGGTCACCTCGCTCGCCATGCCTCCGCTCGGGTGCGGCAACGGGCAATTGGAATGGCGGGTCGTTGGTCCCTTGATGTATCGGTTCGTCAAAGACATGGCCATTCCGGTCGAACTGTACGCCCCGTATGGCACTCACCCGAAAGAGCTGACGATGGAGTTCCTTGAACATGGCGCTAAAGCGCACACGGGGCAAACCGTCAGAAACAGACAGGCTGCGCTGAATCCGGCTTGGGTAGCGCTGGTGGAGATTGTCGCCCGCATCGAGCAACAACCGTACCACTGGCCGATTGGGAGAACGCTCTTTCAAAAGATCGCGTATGTCGCGACGAACGAGGGATTGCCGACCGGTTTGCGCTATCAGCGAGGCAGCTTCGGCCCGTTCTCAGACGATTTGAAGAGCGTGGAAACCGCGTTGGTCAACAACGGTCTGCTTCAGGAGGAACGGCGCGGGAGGATGTTCGTGGTCAAGGTAGGGCCGAATTTCAGCCGCATTCGGCAAAAGTATACATCCTACTTTGAGCAGAGGGCCGAGACCCTCGAAAAAGCGGCCGATCTGTTTATGCGAGTCAACACCGATCAGGCGGAGGTCATCACCACCGTGCTTTTTACGGCCCGAGAGTTGGCACAGGAAAGACGAGAACCTCCCTCCGAGACTGAAGTGTTAGAATCGGTCATGCAGTGGAAACAGAAACGTCTCCCTCCTCTCGATCAGCGCACTGTCGCCTCAACCATCCGCAACCTGGCCACGTTGAAATGGTTGGCCGTCACAGCCGACCCGAAGCTTCCGGTGCCGGAGGAAGAGGCCATCCCGGTTTAGAGACAGGTCCGGGATTAACCTTTTCGCATGTCCTGGTGACCTATCAGAAGAGAGCATGGGGGACCAGAAAGGATGCCGGTCACCTCTTGGGTTCACCAAGGCGATCCCGCCTGGTTACGATGGGCGCTCAACCGTTGCGCCCAGACGGTGCGTCTTTATTCGCCAGATAATCCGTGTTCGCGGAGGCAGGCCAGAAAGCGCGGGCCGAGCTCCTGGAGCTTGCGCAGACCCACCCCCTTGATCTGCAGGAACCCATCCTCGGTGGTGGGGCGCTCTCGCGCCATCTCGCGCAGGCTGGCGTCGCTGAAGATGAGGTAGGGCGGGATGCCCCGCTCGTCGGCCATGGTCCGGCGGAGGGCGCGAAGCGTCTCGAACAGCTCCTCATCGCTCGTCCGGCCCAGGCCCGGCGGCGCGGCTTGGCGCGTCGGTCTGGACGGCGCGACGCGCGCGGGGCGGGCGACCGTCCGAAGCAGCGGCGCCGCGTCTTCGCCCCGAAGGGCCCGACGGCCCCGTACGGTGACGTTGAGCGTCGGGTACTCGCCCTCCTCACGTATGAGGCACCCATCTCCCTCGAGCTGCTCAATCCAATTCCGGACCGTCGCCTTCGGGTGCTGTCGCAGGACGCCGTAGGTGTCCAACCGATTGTGACGCCTCGCCGCGATCTTGGCGGTTTCGGCCCCACGCAGGACGTCTGTCACGTAGTCGGCGCCGAACCGCTCCCCCATCTCTGTCACGCAGGCAAGGATCTGCAGCGCCAGCGTCGCCGAGCCATCCTCGACTGCGATCTCGCCAAGACAGACGTCGCAGGCCCCGCACCTGTCCGCGCGGTATGCCTGGCCAAAGTAGTCCACAAGGAAGCGGTGCCGGCACACGGCGCCCTGGCAATAGTTATACATCTGCTCGAGCTTCGGCAGGGCGCCCGGCGCCGGCAATCCCTCCGCCATCAGGATGGACCGCCACAGACCGAAGTCGCCGCCGGAGTAAAGCAAGAGGCACTCCGACGTCAGGCCGTCGCGCCCGGCCCGGCCCGCCTCCTGTTGGTAGTGCTCGATGGACTTGGGCATGCCGGCGTGGATCACGTAGCGCACGTCCGAGCGGTCGATGCCCATCCCGAACGCCACCGTGGCTACGATGACATCCGCCCGTTCCGTGATAAAGTCGTCCTGAGCGCGCCGTCGCTGCGCATCGGCCAACCCGGCATGATAGGCCACGGCCCGGTACCCCCGCCCGCGCAGCGCCTCGGCGAGCTGATCCACCTCCGCCCGGCGGATGCAGTAGACGATCCCGGCCGCTCCCCGGTGCCGCTCCAGCGCCTCCGTGACCTGCCGCAGCCGATCCGTGCGCCGGCGCACCCGGTAGACGAGGTTCGGGCGGTCGAAACTCCCAACCAGGACCTCGGGCTCACGCAGCGCCAACTCCGTGGCGATGTCCGCCCGCACCCGCGGCGTGGCCGTGGCCGTGAAGGCATGGATGGCCACGTCCGGAAAGGCCTCCCGAACCGCCTTGAGCTGCCGATATTCCGGGCGGAAGTCGTGCCCCCACTGGCTGATGCAGTGCGCCTCGTCGATCGCGAAGAACGCCACCCCGGCTCGCCTCAGCAACCCCAGGCAGGGAGGCAGCACCAGCCGTTCAGGGGCCACGTACAGCAGGTGGTACCGCCCGCGGGCCACGCCCGCCTCGACCTGCCGCCGCTCGTCGGTTGTCAGGCTGCTGTTCAGGAAGGCGGCCGGCACCCCGGCGGCGGTCAGACCGTCCACCTGATCCTTCATCAGGGCGATGAGGGGCGACACCACCACCGCCAGCTTCCCCATCGCCGCCGCCGGCGCCTGGTAGCAGAGCGACTTCCCGCCCCCCGTCGGGAGGATGACGATGGAGTCCCGTCCCGCCAGCACCGCCCCAATGGCCTCTTCCTGCCACGGCAGCAGCGCGTCGTAGCCCCACACCCGCTTCACGGTTCGCCTGATGTTTTCCACCGGTATCCACTCCTTGCCTTCGGCCGGGAACCCGCGACCCGGCAACTACCCAAGACGTTCGCTATTCTATCCGGACGCCCACAGAGCGCAAGGCGAATCTTCCAGACCGTTTAATCGGATGGTGTCAGCCCCTTCGGGTCTTTCGCGTGCATCCTCGGCGAGCCGGCCTTCCCCAGGAGGCTAAGGTCCTGTTCTTGACCAGCTACTAGAGATATACGTATAATATACGTGTCATGAGTAGATAGGGGGATTCGATCATGCCTAAGACAGCATTGAAAAAAGAGAAATGGACCCTATCCTTCGATCCTCGTCTCAAGCGCCTCTTGATCAAAGAAGCGCGAAAAAAGGGGATCTATCCCGTGCGCTTGTTGGAGGAGGTCGTCCGTGAGCGGTTTAACCCCTACGGCCATTCCGACGTGCAGGACAGTGTGGCGTATGTACGGGCAATACGCAAAGGGTCGCGCCGTCAATCGGACGAGTCGTTCCTCAAAGAGATCCGTGAGTGGCAAAGGTCAAACTCCTGATCGACACGGACATCTTCATTGACTACCTCAACACCGGTCTCCTCAGCGCGCTGTTCGAGGGCAAGCGGTTCGAGATCTATTATTCCGTGGTGACGAAGAAGGAGCTGTTGTCCAAGGTAGGGCTTAAAGAAGCCGAGCGCTCGGCTATCCTCCTGACGCTCAAGCGGTACCGAATCATCCCGTTGGATAAGCGGATCGCCGGGATGTTTGCCGATCTTCAGCGCACGCACCCCGCGATAGAGAAAGAGGACGCCCTGATTGCCGTGACGGCGCTAGTGCGGAGGTTGCCCCTCGTGACGCGCAACTGGAAGCACTATCGGGCTATCGAAGGACTCACGCTTTTTGCAGGGGGTGACTGAATCGACCTAGAATCACGCGCCGCTGTGGCAGGTGAAGAGTGGGGAGCCATTGGTGGAGGGTAGGGGA from Candidatus Methylomirabilis lanthanidiphila harbors:
- a CDS encoding Macro domain protein, coding for MRILVGDILQSKAQTLINTVNCVGVMGKGIALEFKKRFPDMYDDYVKRCERSEVKPGAPYIYKTLFPPQIINFPTKEHWKSISRLSDIERGLKHLIGHYQEWGVTSLAMPPLGCGNGQLEWRVVGPLMYRFVKDMAIPVELYAPYGTHPKELTMEFLEHGAKAHTGQTVRNRQAALNPAWVALVEIVARIEQQPYHWPIGRTLFQKIAYVATNEGLPTGLRYQRGSFGPFSDDLKSVETALVNNGLLQEERRGRMFVVKVGPNFSRIRQKYTSYFEQRAETLEKAADLFMRVNTDQAEVITTVLFTARELAQERREPPSETEVLESVMQWKQKRLPPLDQRTVASTIRNLATLKWLAVTADPKLPVPEEEAIPV
- a CDS encoding helicase, translated to MENIRRTVKRVWGYDALLPWQEEAIGAVLAGRDSIVILPTGGGKSLCYQAPAAAMGKLAVVVSPLIALMKDQVDGLTAAGVPAAFLNSSLTTDERRQVEAGVARGRYHLLYVAPERLVLPPCLGLLRRAGVAFFAIDEAHCISQWGHDFRPEYRQLKAVREAFPDVAIHAFTATATPRVRADIATELALREPEVLVGSFDRPNLVYRVRRRTDRLRQVTEALERHRGAAGIVYCIRRAEVDQLAEALRGRGYRAVAYHAGLADAQRRRAQDDFITERADVIVATVAFGMGIDRSDVRYVIHAGMPKSIEHYQQEAGRAGRDGLTSECLLLYSGGDFGLWRSILMAEGLPAPGALPKLEQMYNYCQGAVCRHRFLVDYFGQAYRADRCGACDVCLGEIAVEDGSATLALQILACVTEMGERFGADYVTDVLRGAETAKIAARRHNRLDTYGVLRQHPKATVRNWIEQLEGDGCLIREEGEYPTLNVTVRGRRALRGEDAAPLLRTVARPARVAPSRPTRQAAPPGLGRTSDEELFETLRALRRTMADERGIPPYLIFSDASLREMARERPTTEDGFLQIKGVGLRKLQELGPRFLACLREHGLSGE
- the vapC_8 gene encoding tRNA(fMet)-specific endonuclease VapC; translation: MAKVKLLIDTDIFIDYLNTGLLSALFEGKRFEIYYSVVTKKELLSKVGLKEAERSAILLTLKRYRIIPLDKRIAGMFADLQRTHPAIEKEDALIAVTALVRRLPLVTRNWKHYRAIEGLTLFAGGD